Proteins encoded in a region of the Salipiger sp. CCB-MM3 genome:
- a CDS encoding sarcosine oxidase subunit delta yields MLILTCPCCGLEAAEIELAPGGEAHLRREGPGSSDAELEAYLFNRHAAKGPVLERWRHAYGCGKWFLAARDSVTMEVYGTYSARAPEPPEEILARIRARHPDWQVPA; encoded by the coding sequence ATGCTGATCCTCACCTGTCCCTGCTGCGGCCTCGAGGCTGCAGAGATCGAACTCGCCCCCGGAGGCGAGGCGCATTTGCGGCGCGAGGGCCCCGGCAGCTCCGATGCCGAACTTGAGGCCTATCTCTTCAACCGCCACGCGGCGAAAGGCCCGGTGCTGGAACGCTGGCGCCACGCCTATGGCTGCGGCAAGTGGTTCCTTGCGGCGCGCGACAGCGTGACGATGGAGGTCTACGGCACCTACAGCGCCCGCGCGCCCGAACCGCCCGAAGAGATCCTCGCGCGGATCCGCGCCCGCCACCCGGACTGGCAGGTGCCCGCATGA